The following proteins are encoded in a genomic region of Gossypium hirsutum isolate 1008001.06 chromosome D05, Gossypium_hirsutum_v2.1, whole genome shotgun sequence:
- the LOC107906788 gene encoding serine/arginine-rich splicing factor RSZ22 isoform X1, which translates to MSRVYVGKLDPRVSERDLEDEFRVFGVIRSVWVARRPPGYAFIDFEDRRDAEDAIRELDAYHFRSTSFTSFMNRVFGSGKNGWRVELSHNSRGRGGRGGGQGCSGGSDLKCYECGEPGHFARECRMRGGSGRRRSPRYRSSPSYGRRSYSPRARSPRRRSPSPRGRGHSKSPPYRGREELPYANGNGAREHRQSRS; encoded by the exons ATGTCTCGTGTGTACGTGGGTAAGCTTGACCCACGAGTTTCGGAGCGGGACCTTGAAGACGAGTTTCGTGTCTTTGGAGTTATTCGGAG TGTATGGGTTGCTCGAAGGCCACCTGGTTATGCTTTCATTGATTTTGAGGATCGCAGAGACGCCGAAGATGCAATTCGTGAATTAGATG CGTATCATTTCAGATCAACGTCCTTCACCAGCTTTATGAATCGTGTGTTTGGATCAGGCAAGAATGGCTGGAGAGTTGAGCTTTCTCATAATTCTAGAGGAAGAGGTGGACGTGGAGGTGGTCAGGGATGCTCTGGTGGTTCTGATTTGAAGTGTTATGAGTGTGGTGAGCCTGGTCATTTTGCTCGAGAATGTCGCATGCGTGGTGGTTCAGGAAGACGCCGCAGCCCTAGATATCGTAGTAGCCCAAGCTATGGACGCAG GAGTTATAGTCCTCGTGCCCGATCTCCAAGACGTCGCAGTCCCTCTCCTCGTGGGCGTGGGCACAGCAAGTCTCCACCATATCGTGGTCGTGAGGAGTTGCCATATGCTAATGG AAATGGTGCAAGGGAACACCGACAAAGCAGGAGCTAA
- the LOC107906788 gene encoding serine/arginine-rich splicing factor RSZ22 isoform X2 gives MSRVYVGKLDPRVSERDLEDEFRVFGVIRSVWVARRPPGYAFIDFEDRRDAEDAIRELDGKNGWRVELSHNSRGRGGRGGGQGCSGGSDLKCYECGEPGHFARECRMRGGSGRRRSPRYRSSPSYGRRSYSPRARSPRRRSPSPRGRGHSKSPPYRGREELPYANGNGAREHRQSRS, from the exons ATGTCTCGTGTGTACGTGGGTAAGCTTGACCCACGAGTTTCGGAGCGGGACCTTGAAGACGAGTTTCGTGTCTTTGGAGTTATTCGGAG TGTATGGGTTGCTCGAAGGCCACCTGGTTATGCTTTCATTGATTTTGAGGATCGCAGAGACGCCGAAGATGCAATTCGTGAATTAGATG GCAAGAATGGCTGGAGAGTTGAGCTTTCTCATAATTCTAGAGGAAGAGGTGGACGTGGAGGTGGTCAGGGATGCTCTGGTGGTTCTGATTTGAAGTGTTATGAGTGTGGTGAGCCTGGTCATTTTGCTCGAGAATGTCGCATGCGTGGTGGTTCAGGAAGACGCCGCAGCCCTAGATATCGTAGTAGCCCAAGCTATGGACGCAG GAGTTATAGTCCTCGTGCCCGATCTCCAAGACGTCGCAGTCCCTCTCCTCGTGGGCGTGGGCACAGCAAGTCTCCACCATATCGTGGTCGTGAGGAGTTGCCATATGCTAATGG AAATGGTGCAAGGGAACACCGACAAAGCAGGAGCTAA